TTAAATACTTATTGAAAGTCTTTTCATTGATCTGGTCTTTGGCGAGGCGATCACCAAAACGGGATTCTCGGGATCCAAAACTATCGGCAATGTACCAACCATCATCAGGATCCTCGTATTCTGGATCAGATTCGAGTTCAGCCTGAGCAATATCGTCGTCGGTTAAGGGCTTGAATTCAGACAAGCGTCCCATTTTGCCCGGTTCACGGAAGCGGGGACGAGCCGACTGTTTCCAGTCTTCCACCGTTCGAGTCTTTTCGACGTATTCTAGCGTTAGCAAACCACTCAGAAGAGCGGTCATTTCCCGGTCTGTTAATCCAGCATTACGAAAAGCGTTTTGTACGTCAGCAAAATCGCGTTTGCCCGAAAACAAGTCAATGGGAACATCGCTGACGGGTGCCTTTATCGGAGCGTCGGCCCGCCCGAGTTGCACCGCTAATACGGGCCCCCCGATCGATTCAATCGACTGTGAGCCTCCGATGGCAATGGCGTCAGCAATCGTAATGGCGACTTTCTTACGCAAGTTCTTTTCCGCTTCGATTAGTGTGAGGCAGGCCTGCTGCAAGTTCTTGGTGTAGGCGTCGTCAGCCTTGGTGGAGAGGACGACCTTGAGAATACTACCGTCGGGTCCGTATTTCTGCGTCTTGGAGTCAAAAGAGAGTCCGTCGAGTAGGGCGAGTTGATAGAAGCTCGGAGCAAGCTGCGGATTTTTCAAAATGGCCCGTCGGACGCTTTCCCGCACGGAATCTACTGCGCCTACTCTAAGTTCTTGATCTCCGTACATGGCTggatcgaaaaagacttGGGCGTTGGCAGGCGTGACGGCGATGTTGGCGTTCCACAGCGTTGCCGCTGTAGTTCCTACCAAGGCGTTCCCGAATCCCCGGCGATCCATTGCCAGTCGAGAGTTTCTAGCGGATGTAAAAGACGACAATGGATGCGGAGACTGGAACGCCAAAGTACtcgtcaacgacaacagcacgGCTAGCGGAGCCGCTTTCAAAGATAGTTTCATGGTGCTTCCTTAGATTGAGACTACCAGTTTTGCTGAGACTGACTGAGAAACCGTTGGTGACGGGCACTTGCTGGAGAATAGCTTTTTTCGTTCGAGGAGCGCGCGAAGGATTTGCTAATGGAACGGCAGACAATTGATCTTTTGGATGAGCCCTTTCTCTGTCTATTGTTGTGTGTGAATCGTCGTGTGTGACAGATGACAATGAGTGTGCGAAATGTAGTATGGTTGATGGTTGATGGTCCCCTCTACGAGCAATCGCGATACGTACTAGTTGTTGGTGTCAGCACCGATCATGGATCGCCAACGCAGACACGACATGTGTGATTCCGTTTAGCTCTGGAGAGTACAGGTTACTGATCGTATTTCGATTCGCTTGGAGGATGGAATGACGTCATAGGGAGACTGACTGGAATGATCCTTTGTTTGTTCGAAATTTAACATTATTTAAATATTAAATATAAAACTCGATACATAGGCCACTGTATTTGGACAAGTCTCACATCAGCAAATCACAGTCACTTTCGAGATATGGATGACCGAAACTCAAACCGCTTGGCGATCGATGTTGGATTTGCAACACACAGAAAGTGGAAAATGGCTTCTGTTGCATCGAAGCAAGCAAGCGCACCGTTGCAATTCTTTTCGATTTGACAGACTGACCAAGCCTATCATTCTCTACCATGCCGGCATTTTCGAGCAAGTTCGGTTCGGCAGCGCGTCCTTTGCCCGTGCGCCGACGAACTATGGGCTCCGGTAGTCGACGCAAATGGACTTCTGCGTCACCAACCTGCTGGATCGGCAtgacaatgttttgcttgGTGGTTACCTATgtggctgttgttgttgttgtgacACGCAATCACATCGTAGGAGAAGATAAATCCTACCATGAAGACAGTCCTTTGGCTGCACACGCGCCGGAAGCCCCATTGAAGTCGTCCCGGAAAAACCGACTCGACTCTGTCCAAGACACGGGGAGGAAAGAGCAGCAAATCGAAACGCGAGCAGAAAAGACCAAAAGGAATCCCTTTCGGCGACAACACCTAGAAAATCCCTTCGGACACGGCGTAGCACCGGACGTCTTGCTTCCAAAAGACGAAGGAGACGGGACTGACGCCGAACCAAACCATCTCGCCGCAAAGATAGACCCGCCTCCGGAGACACATCCTTCACCAGACTTTATTTTGAAAGCATTTCTAGAGCCCTCGAGTCTGGACGAGTGGACTCGCAAGCCGTTGCCTATCCGATCGCAAGCAAAGCAACATAATTTGCGAGAAATATCGTATCCGCGATTGAATTCTTGTTCGAAATTGATACAACAATGGCCGGTTGATGACACTCCCGCAGACATTGATCCCTTTCTACCTTGGATCCACGACGTTTTTCCGACTCATGATGGAGCATATGTACAGTTTGTGGCACAAAACAAACGTCGCTGCAAGACGGGTCACAAGGAAAAAGATATTATGGCTCACATGCAGCCACAAGTTGCACTCTTTCAGCACGTTCCCATCAAGCGCCTCTCCAAGGATGATGGTACCGCTTCCGAAACACGATACCGTTTGTCGAGCCACGAAGAGGCCGACCCCGATGGCGTCGTCACACGTTTCATTTGTCGATTCAAACCAAGTATGGAAGAAACACTCTCCGAATTCAATTTCGACTACGATTGGACGGCTCTGAGGAAACGGTACAAGAACAccttttccgaagacgacggcGGCATCAAATCAATTCACACATCACAACTCCTTTTTCGCTGTCCTATTCCAAAGGCATTACAAAACGACATTCGTCTGGGTCGATCGGTCGATCCGAAAACCGACTGGACCAAGTACTTTGTGGATCTGATTCCTATACGTACACCTCCTCGGTATGGACCGCCCAAGCAGTTCTTGCAGCCCCAGTAcaaagactttttggacaATAATGTTACGGCACGATTCGATCCAGAACACGAGTGGGGATCACAGCACATTCTGCCCGCCATCAAGGATTCTGGGCGCTGGGAAAACATTCCAATTTGCCAACCGTCTCTTATGACATACGAAAACCAAAAGGCCGACGAAGACTTATCTGCCTTGATCCTATCCACAACACACGCTATTGAGCCTGTCAAAAAGCACCGTTTAGTTTCCTGTATTTGGGCTTCTGCGGGATATACAACGCGTGGAAACCGATTTGCCATAAATGATGGGCAGCGACGATTGTTGGAATGGATTTCCTACAACAAAGTGATCGGATTCGACCACTTTTATCTGTATGACAACTCGGGGGCTTTCAGCAATGATACTTCACTGAAAAGTGTGGCAGATCTTTTTCCAGACGACGTCACCTACATCCCTTGGCCGTCACAAATATGTAACAATAATCCCAACAACGTTGACAGCGTCGGCGAACGCTCTTCCCAGTACGCAGCGGAGTCTTCTTGCCGGCTGCGGTTTGGTCCCCACGTCGACTGGATTGGCCAGTTTGATATCGATGAATATCTGATTCCCATGGGAAAGCATTCCGACGTCTTatctttgttgaaagagttggaagccgaagatACGCGCATTGTTTCTTTCGGCTCTTGGCGCGCGTGGCCTCGACGCGCGTTTATTGACGAGATTGTGGAAATAAATGACCCAGAGATATGCTGGCACAACGAACCTTGCTTTCACTTACAGATTCCTCTGAAACATACTATGCTTCAAGCCTATAATTGCGATCGACAACCGCCCGGTCAAAAGAAAGAAGTGATGCCCGCTGAGAAGCAGTTGTACCGTCCTGACTATGTCCTGCAGCATTTTATACACTACTCAGCCGTCACGACTTTGTCAGAAAAAAATGAGAGCGAATATGTAAAAGAGGGGATGGTATGGAAGCCTCGTGGTTTTCCCGATCCTCGGCAGCGCTTCGGGGACGAACTATCCGAAGCACTTATGATCCATACCAAGGCAGTTGCAATTCAAGATACATCCGGTTGGCAACGCATGTGTCATGTCGACAACTTGAAGCTTCCGAGAAGAAAGCAAGGACTTTGTCGTCTTGGACTACCTTGGCCGAAAGATCCTGCAATGGCGGCACAGAATGGAACGAAAGAAGGCTGGGCCTTTAATTGCTACGTGAACGAAAAGGTCGAAGCACAGCTGATACCGAAGCTCGAGGAATCCATGAGACAGAGAGCTCCGCACTTCTTTGATCTAAGACAATAACAGCGTCAATATGGTCTGTTATTAACACTGATATTGAATGTATCTAAGACAACGGAAGGCTGTACGAACGATTCCCCCGCTTACTTAAGCGTCTATATTTTTCATCTTTCCAGTAGTTGGATCTCGGATGAAAGTTCCGGATGGGCTTGATCGCGAAGACCATGGTTTGACTACACTAGCCGCCTCGGATGCAGGTATGGGTTCCGGTTTAGGCGATGCGGCGGGCATGTCTTCGTTCCACATACTGTACATATTTCCTACCAAGTCCTCTTCCTCCGCAGCACTGTCTGCGGCGTCAACATCATCAACAGCCTCCATGCTGTCATCAGAATCATTGGCGTAGTCGTAGCCACTCTTCAAAAAATCCAAGACGCATTGCTCAGCTTCCGACTCGCTCTGGTCCTCATTGCCACACAGATCTACAATGGCTTGCTCGTGATCCTCGACGACGGTTGTTCCCCTCGCAAGCTTTAGAGATAGGGACTCATTTTCCGGTCGAGATGCGACTAGTCCTTTACTGAAAAGAACAAGGAAACGAGAGAGTCTTTGAGCGTACGGATCGTATTTTTTCCACCGTCCTTGACGCAATCGCACACTTACATCGTCTCGATCCCGAGACCGGAGACATCCATTATTTGATCACCAGTGACCGCCGTGACCCCTATTAGGACGTCTCCCACTGCGATTCCAGCTTTAGCGGCATTCCCATCCGGAACGACTTTGCTGACGAATACGTGTCGTCCTACGCCGAGGCTTTCTTCTACCGTGCAACCAAGGGGTCTGTGGGGTGATATTTGCAATTCGAAGAATTCTGCGTCGACAAAGTAGGACTCCGCGGACTTTGTCACAATCGTCACACTCGTGTCATCGTCGGAAAGAGCTTTCGCCAATTTGAGCGTCATTGCGCGGTGAGACGAGAGGTGACTGTGGGATCCCTTCTTTTGTGCgaaccgacgacgactcgtGCACTGAGAAAGCGGAGACGCTTGCATACCGAAACCAACACATCCCAGTGCATTCGCTGTCAGCACCAGCAAAAGAGACAGGATTGCCCAAAACACAAAGGACAACATCCGCGACGCAACATGCATATTCCCCGTACGGACGGTCGGCGACGAGTTTGTACAGTTTGAGAGTCCTTCCGGTGAGTATGGCGCAATGTTACTAGAACGGATAGCAGATGGCGGCGGAACTTCTAAAGAAATGCCAAAAGTGAAAGCCAGATCCAAAACGAAGAGAAAGTGAGCAAAGAACTACGTTGCCTACGTCACGCTCTTCCTGGAAACGCATGAAGGCCAGACACCTGACCTATCTACGTATTTGGATTGGTCTTTACATGTCGTCACTATATCCAGCTTAAACCATCTGACACATGATCCCCTTCGACAAGCCTACGTTGTCCACGCTGCACATCCGAGAAAACCCCACATCTACAATTACATtaatttacagtcaattcgCACTTTCTACCGCTGGCCGTAGCGACTCCATTGCAATGAATACAGGAATTGAATGTCCGTAATATGGGAGGTCATGCCGCCTGGCGTAAAAGGGTCGCCAATGGAGAACTTGCCAAAGGATCGGGAGGAGCGGCCCTTAGACATCGTCCTCGATTTGGTCGAAAGGGTAAAGACATCGACCTGAATCGCAAGGGAAATATAAAAGGTGGAAATCCGGAAAGGAAAAAGCGGAAAGCTGACGGAAATGCCACGCGGCCGAGATCGCAACAGATATTTATAGCGGACACCGAGCATGCCTCGCAGACAGTTCGAAACGGAATCGTTAAAACGCTGTTGCTTTGTCTTTCAGCATtgcttgtttttctttggtaCCTCTGGCCTCAAAATGCAACACATACGGAACAAACATAAGGCTAATGTTGTCATGGAAACTCAGTTTTACAATACAGTAGTAATGGTAGAAGATACCGATACGCATTCGTAGAGTTTGTAGAGAAGAAGTTTTTTAAGGGTATTCTTCTACTGCTGTGGTCGACTTATGAGCGGACACAATCCCTTGTTCTCGGGCCAGATTAGCGAACCAGCCATTCTCTTTGCACAGCAATTCCTCGGGATGACCCGTTTCCACAATCCTCCCTTTTTCCATAACCACTACTCGATTCACATTCAATGAGCGAACCACACCTAGTCGGTGTGTCACCATCACCATACTCTTTGAGCGCTCCATCGCTCGCAGCAAGGCTTCAACCACCGCCCTTTCAGATTGGGAATCTAAGGCGGCTGTCGGTTCGTCCAACAAAAGTACTTCGGGATGCCGAATCAAGGCACGTGCGATAGCAACCCGTTGACGCTGACCGCCGGAAAGGGAACGTCCACCATCTCCCACCCTTGTATCAAGTGAAAGGTTTAAATCATTCCCCGGCTGCACTGGGAGACCAGCAAGCTCCAACGATTTGGATGTCCTCTCCCGATAAGCATCACTGTAGCATTGCTCACCAGTCTTCGGATCAACGGCGTCCTTTTCAATACCGTACAAGATATTCTCCATTAGACTCATAGGAAACAAACTCGGCTCTTGTGAAACGATGGAGACCTTGGAGGCAATATCCTTCCTTGACATTTCCGTCAGAAGAGTTCTTTCCAGTTGAATCGATCCAAAAGTTGGATCGTAGAACCTGAGTATAGCGCGGAGCATGGAAGACTTTCCACTACCACTTCGACCAACGATTGCAACTCGGTCGCCTTCGTCGATTTTTAGGTCGATACAGTCCAGCGCGGGTAAGTCCATTGCACTGTACTTTAGTGTCATGTTGTGAATGTTGATAATTGGCGTCAATTCTGAGCCATTTAAATGTTTTACAGAATGATCGACGGAGGGCAACGCCAGCTTCATTGGCGGATCTCGTACAGAAGGTACTCTTCGAATCAAATCAAATACAGAGGTACTCGCCCCGATCGCGCCTTGAATTTTTGCCCATTGATCACCGACTTCATTGGATGACTCGAGCACAAAATTGGTGTAGAACATAAAGGTCGTCAATTGAGCAGCGGGTAAGCCTCCTGTTCGACCAATactccaacaagcaaaaagTAGGAGTACTTGCAAAATTCCTTGCAAAGTGTCTGAGACAAATTTGTGCGTTCCGTATCCCCATGCTTGCGTTTCTTCAAGATCTAACGCTTTGCTCTGCGCCGTCTCGTACTTATTTGACTCAACGGCCACTCCGTCAAAGGCACGAATCGTTTCCGACATGGAGAACGAAGTCTCCGCCACGGCAGTCGCGTCCGCAAAGGTGTCCTGAACACGCTGCGCCAACACACGATTGAAAGCACCATAGATAGTCGAGAGCCAGGCAACGAGACCAATTCCAGCAAAAGTCCAAAGAGACAACTTTGGAGAAATTCTGATGAGGTACGCACTCCCAAAGATAAATTGTGCCAACTGACGACAGACGACGTTGACATGATAAGATATCACCATTCCAATCTTGTTTACATCGCTATTCAGACGGCTGAGTAAATATCCGGTCTCATTGGAGTCAAAGAAAGCAGCTTCCTGCAATAGAAGACTACGATGTAGCTTGACCCGAATATTGTAGTTCGCTCGACTTCCCGCGATCCAAAATAAGCTTCCTCGACAACCAGTGAACAACGCACCCAGTGTACTCGAAACGACAAGCCCGGTCAAAGCTTGGAATACCTTTGCCCTTGTGCCGTCTAATGTTGCAACAAGCTGGATGCATATGGCGTAGTAATGCGGGATAACACTTGTCATGAGCGCTCCCAGTAtgagaaagaaaaatgacgGAGCCACAATTGAAGCGGTATAGTCTGCTAGAGTTGCCAAGTTTCGGCGTTGCTCGTTCAAGTTCGACAGGGTCTTGAGCCATCCTGATGATCCATTCTTAGATTTAGTTTTACCCAATCGTTGACGGCATTTTCGTATTCGTTTTCGCCGTCGATTTTCTTTAAAAAGCTTCAAGACGTAGTGAGCAAAAAAGGTGACACTTGCAGTCAATGGTTTCGTCGAAGGACAGATCTCGTTTGGATCGTAGTATCCTAATCCAAACGAATTTCTCGGCCCAGCTTCTTCTACTAAAGGATGAGAGTGGAGCCTTACAGTGCCGCTTGATCCACGATCAATTGTCAATGGCGGAGAGGAATTTTTTTTCAAAGGACGTGTAGTCAACTTTCCAATGTAAGCCATGTCCCCGGACGGCGACAGCGCCAAAACCAAAAACCAAGGAATAGCATATCGGAGATGAAAGTTGATTGTGAATAAGATACGATGGTTTTTCTGTAGCATTTTAGAGTCGATCGTGTTCGTTGTCGAGATAAAGCGAAAGAGCAACTTCGGAATTCGGTGGCCCGCTATTCGAGTAATAATTGCTAGCCCCTTTAGCTCTGCAGCTCCTCAGATACCCTCCAAATATATTTTCTTTCACCCGGTACTTCAAAGTAACGAAACGGCCCTGGGACTCGTAGATAGAAATGAAAGAACTGATTCAGCTTCCAGTCACCATCGATTGCATGCTCCGCATATAATTTTATTGGAAGGGGCGTGTGGGATTTTTCGGAGGAAACCACGACCATTGAAAAAGCGAGCTCCCATCTCAGATACAATCCACCGGCTGTGACTGACACAATCATCGACATGAATACGACTCACCTTTGTTGGTCTCACCTAAGGGGAgggggtatcccagagtagtaactatgTACCTCGCtgtataaaatttatccaaaaactcttcctaagtaattcctctgggatagcagggtttccctctgggatgtctaagtaatcactctgggatagcagggttttgctctgagatatcagggtttccctctgggatatcaaataaggttaaagccactactctgggatacctaacttgctgacgtccggcatacagccttcacagtcagttgttcttccccgaattgtttgtgttgtgtatttcctctgggatatcatatccttcctctgggatatcatgtATTCCttctgggatatcaaatagggttcgagctactcctctgggatacctaacctgcCAACatccggcatacagctttcacattcacagtcagctgttcttccccgaattgtttgtgttgtgtatttcctctgggatatcatatccttcctctgggatatcatgtATTCCttctgggatatcaaatagggttcgagctactcctctgggatacctaacctgcCAACatccggcatacagctttcacattcacagtcagctgttcttccccgaattgtttgtgttgtgtatttcctctgggatatcatatccttcctctgggatatcatgtATTCCttctgggatatcaaatagggttcgagctactcctctgggatacctaacttgctgacatccggcacacagctttcacattcacagtcagctgttcttccgcgaattgtttgtgtcgtgtattccctctgggatatcatatccttcctctgggatatcacgtcttccctctgggatatcaaatagggttcgagctactcctctgggatacctaacctgccaacgtccggcatacagctttctgttgttccttgcgaattgcgtttgcgtcagcactttgtgtggctttgtcggccatataacggattcttctatactcacgcaatgtattgttgatacaatgagggagtaagatgaataaaggggaaagcctcgtaaggccccgattgtattgtatttaatcggtaactcaatcggtttgacctcgactgaatttagaattgtgagtagagacaaatatggatgtaatcttttcgagtgcaaacaaatcccttggagctcccttaggagtctcagtagaatcagtactactctccacggatagtcacattactgggatagtaatgttctggtcaatcgtattcaaggagaccgtagcctctgtactgtcttctatgcgttgatcccgcagaatccagatgactgcaaatgaatgcaaatgaatgcatatgaatgcaaatgaatgcagatgaatgcagatgaacatgagaccctttgatcgtgtgcagacttatctgcttcgattcaatcccagtttgtagacgtggagaaggtattttctttacctctcaagggatgaccataatagagaaaatcgcttatgtaaaaatgatttcttggtcggcaagacatgtcgtcttgcgtgtcacaactgctgcatccttagatgcacacacgtgtcacttcgcactgccttcgcaaatgacatttcggtaatgacccgaaaaacattgcctctatccgcagcgtcgtacagacgacgactgggacagtaataaggctggcaaacatggccaatattcagagctaggcactatgctagttgaatgttccaacaacaatagctatgacaattgctcaccttagtggcaaattgcagtattgcgtggctatactttatcactccctaaggggagggagaacccagagtagtactttcctacaatgatgtataaaatctatctaaaaactcctcataagttaaccctctgagttcacagtgcgacatataaatattccctctgagttcacagtgcgacatataagtattccctcccagttcactgtccgatgttgtaagtaattcctctgggttcagtgtccaacaacataagtaaaccctcttggttaacccggagaacagtacttcttttctaaagcaataaaatctttttcaaatccttactaatgtaaagtgacgctgtgaaaacaccctaccaAAACACCtgcctaaggggagggagaaccca
The genomic region above belongs to Phaeodactylum tricornutum CCAP 1055/1 chromosome 16, whole genome shotgun sequence and contains:
- a CDS encoding predicted protein; this encodes MKLSLKAAPLAVLLSLTSTLAFQSPHPLSSFTSARNSRLAMDRRGFGNALVGTTAATLWNANIAVTPANAQVFFDPAMYGDQELRVGAVDSVRESVRRAILKNPQLAPSFYQLALLDGLSFDSKTQKYGPDGSILKVVLSTKADDAYTKNLQQACLTLIEAEKNLRKKVAITIADAIAIGGSQSIESIGGPVLAVQLGRADAPIKAPVSDVPIDLFSGKRDFADVQNAFRNAGLTDREMTALLSGLLTLEYVEKTRTVEDWKQSARPRFREPGKMGRLSEFKPLTDDDIAQAELESDPEYEDPDDGWYIADSFGSRESRFGDRLAKDQINEKTFNKYLKDIAEKSKKQGPDAFEEYGWIAMLVMDKDSPTSSTWLNKYAGSNLSYIKDLSISYNSLTQLGAVYTGGKYENLLKNKPRKSLNDDDLKLF
- a CDS encoding predicted protein → MPAFSSKFGSAARPLPVRRRTMGSGSRRKWTSASPTCWIGMTMFCLVVTYVAVVVVVTRNHIVGEDKSYHEDSPLAAHAPEAPLKSSRKNRLDSVQDTGRKEQQIETRAEKTKRNPFRRQHLENPFGHGVAPDVLLPKDEGDGTDAEPNHLAAKIDPPPETHPSPDFILKAFLEPSSLDEWTRKPLPIRSQAKQHNLREISYPRLNSCSKLIQQWPVDDTPADIDPFLPWIHDVFPTHDGAYVQFVAQNKRRCKTGHKEKDIMAHMQPQVALFQHVPIKRLSKDDGTASETRYRLSSHEEADPDGVVTRFICRFKPSMEETLSEFNFDYDWTALRKRYKNTFSEDDGGIKSIHTSQLLFRCPIPKALQNDIRLGRSVDPKTDWTKYFVDLIPIRTPPRYGPPKQFLQPQYKDFLDNNVTARFDPEHEWGSQHILPAIKDSGRWENIPICQPSLMTYENQKADEDLSALILSTTHAIEPVKKHRLVSCIWASAGYTTRGNRFAINDGQRRLLEWISYNKVIGFDHFYLYDNSGAFSNDTSLKSVADLFPDDVTYIPWPSQICNNNPNNVDSVGERSSQYAAESSCRLRFGPHVDWIGQFDIDEYLIPMGKHSDVLSLLKELEAEDTRIVSFGSWRAWPRRAFIDEIVEINDPEICWHNEPCFHLQIPLKHTMLQAYNCDRQPPGQKKEVMPAEKQLYRPDYVLQHFIHYSAVTTLSEKNESEYVKEGMVWKPRGFPDPRQRFGDELSEALMIHTKAVAIQDTSGWQRMCHVDNLKLPRRKQGLCRLGLPWPKDPAMAAQNGTKEGWAFNCYVNEKVEAQLIPKLEESMRQRAPHFFDLRQ
- a CDS encoding predicted protein produces the protein MSKGRSSRSFGKFSIGDPFTPGGMTSHITDIQFLYSLQWSRYGQRCGVFSDVQRGQQVPPPSAIRSSNIAPYSPEGLSNCTNSSPTVRTGNMHVASRMLSFVFWAILSLLLVLTANALGCVGFGMQASPLSQCTSRRRFAQKKGSHSHLSSHRAMTLKLAKALSDDDTSVTIVTKSAESYFVDAEFFELQISPHRPLGCTVEESLGVGRHVFVSKVVPDGNAAKAGIAVGDVLIGVTAVTGDQIMDVSGLGIETIKGLVASRPENESLSLKLARGTTVVEDHEQAIVDLCGNEDQSESEAEQCVLDFLKSGYDYANDSDDSMEAVDDVDAADSAAEEEDLVGNMYSMWNEDMPAASPKPEPIPASEAASVVKPWSSRSSPSGTFIRDPTTGKMKNIDA
- a CDS encoding predicted protein codes for the protein MTSVIPHYYAICIQLVATLDGTRAKVFQALTGLVVSSTLGALFTGCRGSLFWIAGSRANYNIRVKLHRSLLLQEAAFFDSNETGYLLSRLNSDVNKIGMVISYHVNVVCRQLAQFIFGSAYLIRISPKLSLWTFAGIGLVAWLSTIYGAFNRVLAQRVQDTFADATAVAETSFSMSETIRAFDGVAVESNKYETAQSKALDLEETQAWGYGTHKFVSDTLQGILQVLLLFACWSIGRTGGLPAAQLTTFMFYTNFVLESSNEVGDQWAKIQGAIGASTSVFDLIRRLALPSVDHSVKHLNGSELTPIINIHNMTLKYSAMDLPALDCIDLKIDEGDRVAIVGRSGSGKSSMLRAILRFYDPTFGSIQLERTLLTEMSRKDIASKVSIVSQEPSLFPMSLMENILYGIEKDAVDPKTGEQCYSDAYRERTSKSLELAGLPVQPGNDLNLSLDTRVGDGGRSLSGGQRQRVAIARALIRHPEVLLLDEPTAALDSQSERAVVEALLRAMERSKSMVMVTHRLGVVRSLNVNRVVVMEKGRIVETGHPEELLCKENGWFANLAREQGIVSAHKSTTAVEEYP